TCGGCTAGCTGAGATGTGATGGTTATCAGCTAGCTGAATTGTGATGGTTATCGGCTAGCTGAGATGTGATGGGAATCGGCTAGCTGAGATGTGATGGGTATCAGCTAGCTGAGATGTGATGGGTGTCAGCAAGCTGAGATGTGATGTTTATCAGGTAGCTGAGTTGTGAGGGTTATCAGGTAGCTGAGGTGTGATAGTTCTCAGGTAGCTGAGATGTGATGGTTATCAGCTAGCTGAGTTGTGATGGGCATTGGGTAGCTGAGATGTGTTGGGTATCAGGTAGCTGAGATGTGATTGCATATCAGCTAGCTGAGTTGTGATGGTTATCAGCAGGCTGATTTGTGATGGTTATCAGCTAGCTGAGTTGTGATGGTTATCAGCTAGCTGAGTTGTGATGGCCATTAGGTAGCTGAGATGTGATGGGTATCAGGTAGCTGAGATGTGATGGGTATCAGGTAGCTGAGGTGTGATAGTTATCAGGTAGCTGAGATGTGATGGTTATCAGGTAGCTGAGATGTGATGGTTATTAGCTAGCTGAGTTGTGATGGTTATCAGCTAGCTGAGTTGTGATGGGCATTGGGTAGCTGAGATGTGATGGGTATCAGGTAGCTGAGGTGTGATAGTTATCAGGTAGCTGAGATGTGATGGTTATCAGGTAGCTGATTTGTGATGGTTATCAGCTAGCTGAGTTGTGATGGGTTTCAGCTAGCTGAGTTGTGATGGTTATCAGCAGGCTGAGTTGTGATGGCCATTAGGTAGCTGAGATGTGATGGGTATCAGGTAGCTGAGTTGTGATGGCCATTAGGTAGCTGAGATGTGATGGTATCGGGTAGCTGAGATGTGATTGGTATCAGGTCGCTGAGTTGTGATGGTTATCAGCTAGCTGAGTTGTGATGGTTATCAGCTAGCTGAGTTTTGATGGTTATCAGCTAGCTGAGTTGTGATGGTTATCAGCTAGCTGAGTTGTGATGGTTATCAGGTAGCTGAGTTGTGATGGTTATCAGGTAGCTGAGTTGTGATGGTTATCGGCTAGCTGAGTTGTGAGGGTTATCGGCTAGCTGATTTGTGATTGTTTTCGGCTTGCTGAGTTGTGATGGTTATCTGCTTGCCGAGTTGTGATGGTTATCCGCTAGCTGAGTTGTGATGGTTATCAGCTAGCTGAGTTGTAATGGTTATCAGGTAGCTGAGTTGTGATGGTTATCTGCTTGCTGAGTTGTGAGGGTTATCGGGTAGCTGAGTTGTGATGGTTATCGGCTAGCTGAGTTGTGAGGGTTATCGGCTAGCTGATTTGTGATTGTTTTCGGCTTGCTGAGTTGTGATGGTTATCCGCTAGCTGAGTTGTGATGGTTATCAGCTAGCTGAGTTGTGATGGTTATCCGCAAGCTGAGTTGTGATGGTTATCGGCTATCTAAGTTGTGATGCTATCGGTTAGCTGAGTTGTGATGGTTATCGGTTAGCTGAGATGTAATGCGTATCGGCTAGCTGAGATGTGTTGGGTATCAGGTAGCTGAGTTGTGATGGTTATCAGCTAGCTGAGTTGTGATGGTTATCAGCTAGCTGAGTTGTAATGGTTATCAGGTAGCTGAGTTGTGATGGTTATCAGGTAGCTGAGTTGTGAGGGTTATCAGAAGGCTGATTTGTGATGGTTATCAGGTAGCTGAGATGTGATGGTTATCAGGTAGCTGAAATGTGATGGTTATCAGGTAGCTGAGTTGTGATGGTTATCAGCTAGCTGAGTTGTGATGGTTATCAGCTAGCTGAGTTGTAATGGTTATCAGGTAGCTGAGTTGTGATGGTTATCTGCTTGCTGAGTTGTGAGGGTTATCAGGTAGCTGAGTTGTGATGGTTATCGGCTAGCTGAGTTGTGAGGGTTATAGGCTAGCTGATTTGTGATTGTTTTCGGCTTGCTGAGTTGTGATGGTTATCTGCTTGCTGAGTTGTGAGGGTTTTCCGCTAGCTGAGTTGTGATGGTTATCCGCTAGCTGAGTTGTGATGGTTATCTGCTTGCTGAGTTCTGATGGTTATCCGCTAGCTGAGTTGTGATGGTTATCAGGTAGCTGAGTTGTGAGGGTTATCCGCTAGCTGAGTTGTGATGGTTATCCGCTAGCTGAGTTGTGATGGTTATCTGCTTGCTGAGTTCTGATGGTTATCCGCTAGCTGAGTTGTGATGGTTATCAGGTAGCTGAGTTGTGAGGGTTATCAGGTAGCTGAGTTGTGATGCTTATCGGCTAGCTGAGTTGTGAGGGTTATCGGCTAGCTGATTTGTGATTGTTTTCGGCTTGCTGAGTTGTGATGGTTATCTGCTTGCCGAGTTGTGATGGTTATCCGCTAGCTGAGTTGTGATGGTTATCAGCTAGCTGAGTTGTAATGGTTATCAGGTAGCTGAGTTGTGATGGTTATCTGCTTGCTGAGTTGTGAGGGTTATCGGGTAGCTGAGTTGTGATGGTTATCGGCTAGCTGAGTTGTGAGGGTTATCGGCTAGCTGATTTGTGATTGTTTTCGGCTTGCTGAGTTGTGATGGTTATCTGCTTGCTGAGTTGTGATGGTTATCCGCTAGCTGAGTTGTGATGGTTATCTGCTAGCTGAGTTGTGATGGTTATCCGCTAGCTGAGTTGTGATGGTTATCAGCTAGCTGAGTTGTGATGGTTATCCGCAAGCTGAGTTGTGATGGTTATCGGCTATCTAAGTTGTGATGCTATCGGTTAGCTGAGTTGTGATGGTTATCGGTTAGCTGAGATGTGATGCGTATCGGCTAGCTGAGATGTGTTGGGTATCAGGTAGCTGAGTTGTGATGGTTATCAGCTAGCTGAGTTGTGATGATTATCAGCTAGCTGAGTTGTAATGGTTATCAGGTAGCTGAGTTGTGATGGTTATCAGGTAGCTGAGTTGTGAGGGTTATCAGAAGGCTGATTTGTGATGGTTATCAGGTAGCTGAGATGTGATGGTTATCAGGTAGCTGAAATGTGATGGTTATCAGGTAGCTGCGTTGTGATGTTTATCAGCTAGCTGAGTTGTGATGGTTATCAGCTAGCTGAGTTGTAATGGTTATCAGGTAGCTGAGTTGTGATGGTTATCTGCTTGCTGAGTTGTGAGGGTTATCAGGTAGCTGAGTTCTGATGGTTATCCGCTAGCTGAGTTGTGATGGTTATCGGCTATCTGAGTTGTGATGCTATCGGTTAGCTGAGTTGTGATGGTTATCGGTTAGCTGAGATGTGATGCGTATCGGCTAGCTGAGATGTGTTGGGTATAAGGTAGCTGAGATGTGATGGGTATCAGGTAGCTGAGATGTGATGCATATCAGCTAGCTGAGTTGTGATGGTTATCAGAAGACTGATTTGTGATGGTTATCAGGTAGCTGAAATGTGATGGTTATCAGGTAGCTGAGTTGTGATGGTTATCAGCTAGCTGAGTTGTGATGGTTATCAGCTAGCTGAGGTTTGATGGTTATCAGCTAGCTGAGTTGTGATGGTTATCAGCTAGCTGAGTTGTGATGGTTATCAGGTAGCTGAGTTGTGATGGTTATCAGGTAGCTGAGTTGTGATGGTTATCAGCAGGCTGATTTGTGATGGTTATCAGCTAGCTGAGTTGTGATGGTTATCAGCTAGCTGAGTTGTGATGGCCATTAGGTAGCTGAGATGTGATGGGTTTCAGCTAGCTGAGATGTGATGGGTATCAGGTCGCTGAGTTGTGATGGTTATCAGCTAGCTGAGTTGTGATGGTTATCAGCTAGCTGAGTTGTGATGGCTATCAGCTCACTGAGTTGTGATGGCTATCAGCTAGCTGAGTTGTGATGGCTATCAGCTAGCTGAGTTTTGATGGTTATCAGCTAGCTGAGTTGTGATGGTTATCAGCTAGCTGAGTTGTGATGGTTATCAGGTAGTTGAGTTGTGATGGTTATCAGGTAGCTGAAATGTGATGGTTATCAGGTAGCTGAGTTGTGATGGTTATCAGCTAGCTGAGTTGTGATGGTTATCAGCTAGCTGAGTTGTAATGGTAATCAGGTAGCTGAGTTGTAATGGTTATCAGGTAGCTGAGTTGTGAGGGTTATCAGGTAGCTGAGTTGTGATGGTTATCGGCTAGCTGAGTTGTGAGGGTTATCTGCTTGCTGAGTTGTGAGGGTTATCCGCTAGCTGAGTTGTGATGGTTATCCGCTAGCTGAGTTCTGATGGTTATCCGCTAGCTGAGTTGTGATGGTTATCAGCTAGCTGAGTTGTGATGGTTATCAGCTAGCTGAGTTGTGATGGTTATCCGCTAGCTGAGTTGTGATGGTTATCGGCTATCTGAGTTGTGATGCTATCGGTTAGCTGAGTTGTGATGGTTATCGGTTAGCTGAGATGTGATGCGTATCGGCTAGCTGAGATGTGTTGGGTATAAGGTAGCTGAGATGTGATGGGTATCAGGTAGCTGAGATGTGATGCATATCAGCTAGCTGAGTTGTGATGGTTATCAGAAGACTGATTTGTGATGGTTATCAGGTAGCTGAAATGTGATGGTTATCAGGTAGCTGAGTTGTGATGGTTATCAGCTAGCTGAGTTGTGATGGTTATCAGCTAGCTGAGGTTTGATGGTTATCAGCTAGCTGAGTTGTGATGGTTATCAGCTAGCTGAGTTGTGATGGTTATCAGGTAGCTGAGTTGTGATGGTTATCAGGTAGCTGAGTTGTGATGGTTATCAGCAGGCTGATTTGTGATGGTTATCAGCTAGCTGAGTTGTGATGGTTATCAGCTAGCTGAGTTGTGATGGCCATTAGGTAGCTGAGATGTGATGGGTTTCAGCTAGCTGAGATGTGATGGGTATCAGGTCGCTGAGTTGTGATGGTTATCCGCTAGCTGAGTTGTGATGGTTATCAGCTAGCTGAGTTGTGATGGCTATCAGCTCACTGAGTTGTGATGGCTATCAGCTAGCTGAGTTGTGATGGCTATCAGCTAGCTGAGTTTTGATGGTTATCAGCTAGCTGAGTTGTGATGGTTATCAGCTAGCTGAGTTGTGATGGTTATCAGGTAGTTGAGTTGTGATGGTTATCAGGTAGCTGAAATGTGATGGTTATCAGGTAGCTGAGTTGTGATGGTTATCAGCTAGCTGAGTTGTGATGGTTATCAGCTAGCTGAGTTGTAATGGTAATCAGGTAGCTGAGTTGTAATGGTTTTCAGGTAGCTGAGTTGTGAGGGTTATCAGGTAGCTGAGTTGTGATGGTTATCGGCTAGCTGAGTTGTGAGGGTTATCGGCTAGCTGATTTGTGATTGTTTTCGGCTTGCTGAGTTGTGATGGTTATCTGCTTGCCGAGTTGTGATGGTTATCCGCTAGCTGAGTTGTGATGGTTATCTGCTTGCTGAGTTGTGATGGTTATCCGCTAGCTGAGTTGTGATGGTTATCAGCTAGCTGAGTTGTGATGGTTATCCGCTAGCTGAGTTGTGATGGTTATCGGCTATCTGAGTTGTGATGCTATCGGTTAGCTGAGTTGTGATGGTTATCGGTTAGCTGAGATGTGATGCGTATCGGCTAGCTGAGATGTGATGGGTATCAGGTAGCTGAGATGTGATGGTTATCAGCTAGCTGAAATGTGATGGTTATCAGCTAGCTGAGTTGTGATGGGTATCAGGTAGCTGAGATGTGATGTGTATCAGGTTGCTGAGATGTGATGGTTATCAGCTAGCTGAAATGTGATGGTTATCAGCTAGCTGAGTTGTGATGGTTATCAGAGAAAGACTAACAGTATTGTGACCTGGAGTGGAGGTCAACCAGCCACTATAGGTGCACATTAGTCCTCTTGCTGCTTGTGTCAAATGGTATCCTGctatagtgcgtgtgtgtgtttgtgtgtgtgtttgtgcatttaTGGGTTCATGTGTgcgtacatgtatgtgtgtgtcattcCATAGCATCTGCTGTTGATGATTGATGAACCACTGTGTCGACTGCTGTTGCATTGTGTAATGACTTACATCCTGAACACACAGAGCATGTACAGCTCTCTCTGACCCAGCCATCTCCCTATACCTATAGCCTAGGCCCAGGGGAAGCCATCTGTCTGAGCCTGGCCTATAGTCAGCTGTGAGGCTCAGGCCTCTGCTGGCCAGAGTGCTGTCCATGTTTACCAGATGCACCATCCGTCCCCCAAGGTAAACTACCCATCTGGCAGCACTGAGCCTCAGCAGACACACTGGCCCATGGCCCAAAGCATGCTGTAAAATGGAGTCAAACACATTGGCCCAAGGCCCAAAGCATGCTGGATGATGAAGTCAGATAAACTGCCCAAAGCTTCGtagattgatgtgtgtgtgtatattgtgtggTGGCTGTCTATAGAGGACAATGGACAAACAGTAAGTATGGATAAATATCCACATTTTAGTGTGCCATCACATCATGCAAATGAATgagctcaacaacaacaaaaaatacacatGATTGCATATGCTATTAAAGGCAACGGAAAGGGAacgggggatacctagtcagttgtgcaactgaatgcattcaactgaaatgtgtcttccgcatttaacccaacccctctgaatttaGAGCGTtgcggagggctgccttaatcaataTCCATGTATTCGGCCCTGTTCAGTAGGCTAATCTTCCTTCATATTTTATCTCAATTAATCTGTAAACATTTCCATTGACTTAGACCAGATGCAGAGAAGATTTCTGATCAATAAATTTGTATTGTAATCTCCTCATGTAATCAATGAAATCGTGTATGTTTAGTAGCAATATGTAGTTTAATGGGAACTAATGAATTTGGTATTTCAAGGTATTTCAAGCAGTCAGGGATTAAGGCTATTCTTCATATGCAGGTTCAGAGTGGAATACTGTACCCATTACTCTGTAGTCAATAGAAACAAGGCTAAAATAGAGGTTGTAAAATGTCACTTGTAAGTACTATAattattcattataatccacataattattcacatttctagttgctgcagaattattttcctgttgtagcaaactggctcaaattaagatcctacttcTGGCCAGTGCGCAAAGAACGCTTCCTACAGAAATGATATGATAATGTTCTACTCTACTCCAAGCCAGGTTCAAATGGCTTTTAATGTGCAATTCAAAACACACCCCAGGTCATTCAACGTTTTgattttgtttctttttttttctctacACCAAGCGCCTTATGGGAACCATATAGGCATATTTTCCCCCTACACAATGATATGTTTAAACTGGTCTGTAGGGAGGAAGTAAATTCATGTCCAAAGAGCAAACTTATTGGTAGCGAAACCTTATTTTCTACATATCGACCCCGGAGTGCCTCAGCCCACAAAATGCAAAAACCCTGGGCAAGACAGATCTGCTGTCATGTCTTACAGTAGAAATCGGCCAATCAATGTCACTTTCCACCGCCGGGGCCTGAATGAACCTAATTCCGCTCATCTTGGCTAAATGGTGAAATCCTGGGGGTTCATCAATCATCAATCCAAGCAGCGCTCTGTGTTTAATAGTCTGGTCTTTATTCACTGAATAGCCACTGCATTTATCTATCTGGGGGAGCCAAGTGGAAATCCCTTCTACTatctgactgagagagagagagagagagagagagagagagagagagagagagagagagagagagagagagagagagagagagagagagagagagagagagagagagagagagagagagagagagagagagagagagagagagagagagagagagagagagagagagagagagagagagagagagatctgtctCTCACATTCTAACTCCCAAATGGGGGCTGTCTGCTACTTTTTTAAATTGAAGATCGTTGGAAGATGGATTACCAGTATCTCCCCACTTTAGAATCCCTTTTGATCTGTCAGTTTTGTAGAAAGCTGTGTGCTGGGCCTGAATGTGAAGTCTATATTTTCCGAATCTGATATTAATATCTGCTGATGTGTCTCGTTGCCTGTTTAGATAAATGTTTAATTGTCTCTAGTACTACCGTGTCTCCTGTAACAGCCTCTAAATGTATGACAAACCAGTTAGAGAAAcgtatctcctcttctctctttgttTCAGGTGACAAGTGTACATGCTTCCAAGGGAGACCTCCTCAAATCGGGCAGCCCCAAGTCAACGTTAAAACACATATGGACAGAAAGCGGCAAGGACCTGTCAATCAGCAGGTTGCTGTCACAGACTCTCCATGGCAAAGAGAACACCACGGCCCTGGACCTGCGCTATGACACCCCGGAGCCCTACTCCGAGCAGGACCTCTGGGACTGGCTGAGGAACTCCACCGACCTCCATGATTCTAGACCTAGAGCCAAACGGCGGCCTATGGTCAAGACAGGCAAGTTCAAGAAGATGTTTGGCTGGGGAGACTTCCACTCCAACATCAAGACAGTCAAGCTCAACCTCCTCATCACCGGGAAGATTGTGGACCACGGTAACGGGACCTTCAGCGTCTACTTCAGACACAACTCCACAGGCCAGGGAAACGTGTCTGTGAGTCTCGTCCCGCCAACGAAGATCGTGGAGTTCGACGTGGCAGCCCAGCAGTCCGTGATTGACGCCAAGGACTCCAAGTCCTTCAACTGCCGCATCGAGTACGAGAAGGTGGAGAAGGGTGCCAGGAACACGCTGTGTAACTTCGACCCGTCCAAGACATGTTACCAGGAGCAGACTCAGAGTCACGTCTCCTGGCTCTGTTCCAAGCCCTTTAAAGTAATCTGCATCTACATCTCCTTCTACAGCACTGACTACAAGCTGGTGCAGAAAGTCTGTCCGGACTACAACTACCACAGTGAAACTCCCTACTTCCCCTCTGGCTGACCACTCCCACAACAACAACCCCAATGTTGAGCAGGAAGTTACTTAGTGGGGCTTCTTATTTTTCCCCACCCAGAGAAATATATGTTAGCTGTAATGTTCTGAACATAAAAGAATGTGTAAAATGAATTAATTACCTATATATGAAATGAAGACTTTTGATGACAATACAGAAAGTAAAGATTTATGGGAGCAGTACTTTTTTTATTTCAAATGTTGTGCAAAACCATTATTATTTGTATAATTATAATTATGTTATTAGTATACAAATACTATGACTAAACAAATAATATTGATTATAATccatttgttttattgttttcaTACCTTTTTTCCATCAATGATTTCATAGATGCATAATGTGTACATATTTGAGGTTGATAGTTCCATTTGTAACTAAGTGAAATCAGCATTTCATTTAAGTCTTATTAGTTTGTAACAACTTTTTATGTTATGTTAGGTAAATTTGCTTGGTCCAGTTTTTTTCTAAATGCCTAGATTTTCTCCTTTTAGTATTTCTTACTTTGCTCCTTAGGGCCAACTTTCTGCATGAAAGTTCAGTTCTGTGAGATACCAATTGGACTGCAACGTACAGGATCCTGTGTTTTGTTTGCACCTGCAATACTCTTCATTCAAAGTAGTTCAATTCTGCTCTCTCAGAAATAACAGTCCAGACTCTTATCCTTGAAGGCCTTCAAGATCCCCACACATTTCCAAACCCTGCGACCCCAAAGGCGAGAGAGCTGAAGAAGAGGAGTGTGTCGGTGTGCAATCGAAGCATCGGGTGGAGATGGTCCCATGGCCTGACGGACTTAGCATTGAGCTAGCATTGAGCAGGCTTCTCCCGCAGGCatgttttataaaaaataaattaagcATTTTACATGTTCAGAAATGATTCTGTTCATTCTTCAGCTTATTTGGAGTGTCCCTGTATAAATCTTGGCTCAGATTATTATTAGAAAATCACAGCCTTATTAGGTTTATTGTTAATATTCAGTTATGATTGACTTGGGGCTTTGCTCATTGTCATTGACTTAATAAAACATGTAATGTAATGAATTTTATGTCTTAGAGATCCTAATTTGTATGAATGGTTTGTATTGTACATAGTTTATCCCGAATTGACCTGCGTATATGCCCCCAGAAAGTTGTCTCCCTCTTCCCAcaaactctctctttctcgttctctccttctcttgctctctcgctctcactcactcactctctctccctttctctctcattccattAATACTCATTATTGGTCCCTCAAACAAAGACACTGATGTTGCTGATGATGTAGACGTGAATCCTTGAAAACAGCTACCCTGTACATACGCTGTAGAACTGTCTAAATATATTATACGTACTCATCAA
Above is a genomic segment from Oncorhynchus masou masou isolate Uvic2021 chromosome 12, UVic_Omas_1.1, whole genome shotgun sequence containing:
- the LOC135549769 gene encoding neurexophilin-1-like; the encoded protein is MQATCWCAVLLLTPAFYLVTSVHASKGDLLKSGSPKSTLKHIWTESGKDLSISRLLSQTLHGKENTTALDLRYDTPEPYSEQDLWDWLRNSTDLHDSRPRAKRRPMVKTGKFKKMFGWGDFHSNIKTVKLNLLITGKIVDHGNGTFSVYFRHNSTGQGNVSVSLVPPTKIVEFDVAAQQSVIDAKDSKSFNCRIEYEKVEKGARNTLCNFDPSKTCYQEQTQSHVSWLCSKPFKVICIYISFYSTDYKLVQKVCPDYNYHSETPYFPSG